In the Salvia splendens isolate huo1 chromosome 16, SspV2, whole genome shotgun sequence genome, TCACTTAACATTATTTATATTGATGATTGTTTAACCATTTACTACTACTTTAATAAAACcgaaatttataaataaaaaaaattaatattttaccaaaacaacaaaaaatatactttaAGAAACAAACACTGAAAAATAgataatcaaatttaatttctaaattaatttttgaaataaaaaaaattaattggggCGTCACATGTCAGCCCCACTCATTAGCCGATTAATCAATGCTCTCAAtacttattaatatttatatttatttagtaatactagtatataaaattgataagcAGCACAATCCATGGGCCCAAAATCTAACTTTGCAAATTGCACACACGAGAAAttgtgataaaaataaaatgacacatatcataatactactagtattacttACTCTGCATGTAATAATCTGTAACTCTAAATAGgacaattttttcatttctttctcaTCTTTTGTCGGGGTTGGATTGGGATTATAATATTCAGCATAATTACTAAAAGTAAATTATTTCATTGAATTTTTTCAGCATCCTGGTTaactaaaaaacaaaattaaagctACATAGAAACAACACTACAGAAAAATCACTAAAACAGCAAGATTTCTGATATCcagagaaaaataaataaataccttTTGGGTATATACCAATGCAACACAACATCTAGCATTGGTGTTTTCCTATAGCAACCAATCGACGGTCGTTACTCGTGAGCACGCTCTGATTAGCTCGATATAGAAGGTGTTGGTGGGAACCGAACCCATAACTTTTCAGTCACGAGATTGCCCCAAACAATCGAAAACCAAGCCACGGAAAGGGTTTGAGAGAGTGATATTAAACCTTAACGAGGCCAAAATGTTGTGTTAACATACGAGAAGAAAAGCTCTACTGATCCCAAAAGCAGTCGAAAACACCATCGCGACTAGAAGATTTCGTTGCCTCTTGAAACAGTTCAATGTTTCTTGGCTCAGACACAGCACACAAATTTGCAGCACCGGTACCTCCATGTGTTGATCAAGTATAAAAACAATGCTATGTTACCGTGTCTATCTCGTTGCTTCGGGTGGAGCTCTTATCTTTACGGTGATCCTTCTTCGATGGCTTAGATTTTCTCCGTGGAGCTCCAAACGAGGAAGGGTTTGCCAGCGGGCCCGACCAGGTCTGGATCGGGTCTTTGGCATAGGAGAAGTTCATGGAAGAGAATGGTACGTCAGGAGGATCAAAGGCTGGGTCGATGTGATGAGACGAGCCCAGAGGGAAACCAAGCCCTCCATCCTGGTGTGGAGGAGGGAACTTTTCGCTTTTGCTCTTTGCGTTTGCGTGGCTGATCAGGCGCCGTCTCTGTTTTGTCGTGGGCAGGAAAAATGAGCATATATCGAGAGGGCAAGCAAGTGAAGTCATATGAAGGCGACAAACATGAAATGAGAATATAAAGGCGTACATCGATGTTGGTTTGTAGCTCAGCGTTGGCTTCAGGAGCAGGCATTGCTCGGTTTCCTCGGGGACGAGCCTTCTTGCCAGTGTCATTTTGGGGTTTACCAGCAGCTCTCAGCCTACAACCACATAGATTCATGTAAAATCTTGAATCTGATGGAGGTTAAGGTAAGTGAAGATACATAGTCAAAGAAACTATTCCACAAACCTTCGTGCTTCTTCATCTCGACGCTTGGCGTCCATCTCCTTACTTGGTGGATACTTCGGGAGGCTGGAAGGATCACACGCATATGGCTCGGTTGTGAAGAACTATGACAGGTAAAATGATAAAGACAAAACCCTGTATGAGCTCAACCTCATTTTAAAACCGTGTATTCTTACGAATTTTGATGCACATGTAATATATCGGATACGAAAGAAGGCTTACTTCGCTCTCTAGTGCCGCTGTAGCAGTTTGACGTTCGCTCGGATCAATTGCAAGGAGAGTGCCGATCAGAGACAATGCTGATGGTGGGAAGTCCTTAAACGTCTCGTTTATGCATCTTTTATACGAGTGTTGGGGCTTGAATATGGTCGCGTGAGGAAGCTTCGCCTTTTTCCAGTACTCTTCGGATGGAGAGCCACATAGCTTGAAAATTCTGTGCAGCTGTTCCACCTAAGCACCACCAATTGGATTCAGTTACGGCTGTAAACCAGCGTCCGAAACAAAAATTTCTAACGCAAATTCACGAGTTTTGCCTCAAACATGAGGAAGCCTAGACCAAGATAAGCTTTGTAAATCAGCCATTACTCGAAAGTCTAGTAccgttagaaaaaaaatataaacaacgGGCCTTTTAACCAATCCTACTCTACCGTGCACAGTGAGGTGAGGCTAGGAAGTGGCTAGACGAACTTGTTCGATGAGAACCTCAAATAACAAAGATTGTATCTGAAACACCTAGATTATGAAGCCTAATATCATCATTGTCATTGACCAGACGTGTTAGAAGATCAATAATAAAAGATGACAGAAACTATACCTCGGTTCTTCCAGTCATGATAGGCTTCCCAGCGAATAGCTCGGCCAGAATGCAACCCGCGCTCCACAAGTCCACACCTACACCATACTCAGTGGCACCAAGAAGCAGCTCCGGTGGCCTATACCAAAGGGTGACCACACGACTAGTCATTAGCTGCTTGCTATTAGGGTCATAGGTGGAAGCCAATCCGAAATCAGCAATCTTAAGCACCCCTGCATCATCAATGAGGAGATTTGACCCCTTGATATCACGGTGCAACACATGGCGGCCATGGCAGTGTTCGAGGCCAGATATTAACTGATGCATGTAGCATTTGACCTGTCATTTCATTCAGATTGTAAGAGGAACTTTTTTGAAGCGAGCTGCAAAAAGGATACGAAACACGTAGATGAGATGAACCCAACCTGAGGCTCAGTAAACTTGACCCCAGGGCTCGATGCAAGGCCTGCCAAATCATGCTCCATGTAGTCAAACACGAGGTACAAACTACACGACATCCGTGATGTCACCAAACCTAGCAACTTCACGACATTGGGATGATCCAAGCGGCGCAAGATCAATATCTCCCTTGCCATGAACCTCACGCTCTCCGGTTCCAAGTTATCGAATCTAACCTTCTTTAACGCAACAATCTTCCCCGTTATGCTGTCTCTAGCTTTATACACATTACTATAAGTACCTTGTCCAATCTaaacataaccacaaacacaACAAAGCATACAAAAGAATTAGGTAATGCAACAACTTAGGGAAAACAAAGGAACTAAACCAGCAACTTCTTGCCTTATCAATCTTTTCAAATGAATCAGCACGACGAGGTGTCCATCCATTGATAGCCTCCCCGGCCACAGCAGAGAGCCAAGATGGCCACCCGGCAGCTACTTGCTCTCCATGGATGTTCTTAGGAGGATTACTCAGCCTCGGATTTGGCCTCGACCTTCTCCTCCCACTTCTTGGCCGTCGTGCATTCTCATCCTTCCGCTCCACCTCCTCCTTTTGGCCCCCATTCTGAATTTCACCACgccctcctccaccaccacctccctccTCAGATTTACTAACTGAACCAACCACTACTTTCTCTCTCCTCCCTGATAGCACGGcctcatctttctctctctccctctcaacTACAAGATCGCCACTGGGTGGCCTCGACTGGATCTGTTTCCCAAAAACACACCCCATTTCTCAATAATCCAAAACCTCATTTCTCACCACATACTACACTCTTGCACAACATCCAAAACCCACCAGAATATAACCACCCttcaaataaaaatcaaatctttacaGCATACAAATTTCTGAACTCCCAAATCAGATCAATCTTACTCACTGCAGCACCTGAAGTATTCAATAGCAACCAATCAAATGTGCATTCCACATCGAATTAAGGAAGAAATATACAATCTTGTACTAAATGGGAAAGAAAAACCGTAGCTTTACCACTCGGGGGAGCAGAATCATAGCAATAATTGAAATACAACAAATCAAGCAAGTCAAAAATGAACAAGCTGCGATAGCATACCTACAAAAAGCAAAATACAATCATACAACAGTAGAAACTATTAGCAAATGGATATTTGTGCGccttacttttttttcctttcctgCTGCCCTTTTCTTGTGGATTAATCAAAAGGATCAAGAAATTAAGCTTCGCAGTTGAAATCCCACTTTCTACTTTGGTCAGGAAATGAAAGAGGAAAAAGATTAGTTTTTTAGTGTTTAGTGCGAGTGGGGCAAATGATCAAACAGCAGATCTGCGCTACTGAGTTGTGAGTGACCAATTTGCTCACATTTTTTCTCGAATACAATATAATGCTATAATTGCTTATTAGAGACAGAAAGCGTGTGCTTGGTTGGTTTTAGGCTTGGACAGAAAATGAAACAGTTTTTTCTTGCAAACTTCCAAGTCAAACAAGTAATGTTTTTTTCCAAGGTATTATAAAACAttttgattttggggaaaatatAGTATTTTTATAGTTTTTGTTGCATTTAAATCATAGATTGTGTTTTAGTGGGTGAATAAA is a window encoding:
- the LOC121772305 gene encoding probable serine/threonine-protein kinase At1g54610; amino-acid sequence: MGCVFGKQIQSRPPSGDLVVEREREKDEAVLSGRREKVVVGSVSKSEEGGGGGGGRGEIQNGGQKEEVERKDENARRPRSGRRRSRPNPRLSNPPKNIHGEQVAAGWPSWLSAVAGEAINGWTPRRADSFEKIDKIGQGTYSNVYKARDSITGKIVALKKVRFDNLEPESVRFMAREILILRRLDHPNVVKLLGLVTSRMSCSLYLVFDYMEHDLAGLASSPGVKFTEPQVKCYMHQLISGLEHCHGRHVLHRDIKGSNLLIDDAGVLKIADFGLASTYDPNSKQLMTSRVVTLWYRPPELLLGATEYGVGVDLWSAGCILAELFAGKPIMTGRTEVEQLHRIFKLCGSPSEEYWKKAKLPHATIFKPQHSYKRCINETFKDFPPSALSLIGTLLAIDPSERQTATAALESEFFTTEPYACDPSSLPKYPPSKEMDAKRRDEEARRLRAAGKPQNDTGKKARPRGNRAMPAPEANAELQTNIDRRRLISHANAKSKSEKFPPPHQDGGLGFPLGSSHHIDPAFDPPDVPFSSMNFSYAKDPIQTWSGPLANPSSFGAPRRKSKPSKKDHRKDKSSTRSNEIDTVT